The Crocosphaera subtropica ATCC 51142 genome includes a window with the following:
- a CDS encoding calcium-binding protein has protein sequence MAQVDNDTIVGGEQGDVIFGGFDADLIETGDGSDLIFSGFGDDTIDAGGGDDAIFSGFGNDNINAGDGNDFVFSSFGDDTIDGGEGDDLIFSGFGDDQINGANGNDAIFSGFGNDNIDAGDGNDFVNAGKGNDFVFGGAGVDTLDGGKGNDTVDGGKGNDIMNGGAGNDRLIWNNGDGSDILDGGKGYDISEVNDAESAGDDFVLGQNGDRALFERVNLGQFSLDADNVEAFEINASGGDDRLTVNDLSNTDVEQVNFSGGEGNDVLDGSQTDTTLVADGGVGDDLLQGGNAADTLNGGAGNDTVLGGGGIDELNGGDGDDIIDGQKGNDIMNGGAGNDRLIWNNGDGSDILDGGKGYDISEVNDAEAAGDDFVLGQNGDRALFERVNLGQFSLDADNVEAFEINASGGDDRLTVNDLSNTDVEQVNFSGGEGNDFLNASGTNTPIFADGGVGDDILIGGGGNDTIIGGAGSDLIIGGGGNDVLIGGDGADAFGFDSNAAFDLNDIGSNEIQDFQVGEDQIILDKTVFAALSSGAGDGFEIANEFAVVANEAEADASEAAILFNSSTGALIYNQNGAEAGYGDGGQFAVLEGVENLTAEDFAIKE, from the coding sequence ATGGCACAAGTAGACAACGATACCATTGTTGGTGGCGAACAAGGGGACGTTATCTTTGGTGGTTTCGACGCAGACTTAATCGAAACCGGCGATGGATCGGACTTGATTTTCAGTGGTTTTGGTGACGATACCATTGATGCTGGCGGTGGCGATGATGCTATCTTCAGTGGTTTCGGCAACGATAACATCAATGCAGGAGACGGTAACGATTTTGTCTTCAGCAGTTTCGGTGATGACACCATTGATGGTGGCGAAGGAGACGATCTCATCTTTAGTGGTTTTGGTGATGATCAGATCAATGGTGCTAATGGTAACGATGCTATCTTCAGTGGTTTCGGCAACGATAACATCGATGCAGGAGACGGTAACGATTTTGTCAACGCAGGGAAAGGCAATGATTTTGTCTTTGGTGGTGCAGGAGTCGATACTCTCGACGGTGGTAAAGGTAACGATACCGTTGACGGTGGCAAAGGCAATGACATTATGAATGGTGGAGCCGGTAATGACCGTCTCATCTGGAATAATGGCGATGGTAGCGATATCCTTGACGGGGGGAAAGGTTACGACATCTCTGAAGTTAACGATGCTGAGTCCGCCGGCGATGACTTTGTTCTCGGACAAAACGGCGATCGGGCTTTGTTTGAACGGGTCAATTTAGGCCAGTTTAGCCTCGATGCCGATAATGTCGAAGCCTTTGAAATCAATGCCAGTGGTGGGGATGATCGTCTCACCGTTAATGACTTATCTAACACTGATGTAGAACAGGTTAACTTTTCTGGTGGAGAAGGTAATGATGTTCTCGATGGTAGTCAAACCGATACTACTCTGGTCGCTGATGGGGGTGTTGGAGATGATTTACTGCAAGGGGGTAATGCTGCTGATACCCTCAATGGTGGTGCTGGTAATGATACTGTTCTCGGAGGAGGTGGTATTGATGAACTGAATGGCGGTGATGGCGATGACATCATTGATGGCCAAAAAGGCAATGATATTATGAATGGCGGAGCCGGTAATGACCGTCTCATCTGGAATAATGGCGATGGTAGCGATATCCTTGACGGGGGGAAAGGTTACGACATCTCTGAAGTTAACGATGCTGAGGCCGCCGGCGATGACTTTGTTCTCGGACAAAACGGCGATCGGGCTTTGTTTGAACGGGTCAATTTAGGCCAGTTTAGCCTCGATGCCGATAATGTCGAAGCCTTTGAAATCAATGCCAGTGGTGGGGATGATCGTCTCACCGTTAATGACTTATCTAACACTGATGTAGAACAGGTTAACTTTTCTGGTGGAGAAGGTAATGATTTCTTGAATGCTAGTGGTACTAATACCCCCATCTTTGCTGACGGTGGTGTTGGTGATGACATCCTCATTGGTGGAGGTGGTAACGATACCATCATTGGGGGTGCTGGAAGCGACCTCATTATTGGTGGGGGTGGTAACGATGTTCTTATTGGCGGAGATGGGGCAGATGCCTTTGGATTTGATAGTAACGCAGCCTTCGATCTCAATGATATCGGGAGCAATGAAATTCAAGACTTCCAAGTCGGAGAAGACCAGATTATCCTCGATAAGACCGTATTTGCTGCTCTCTCCAGTGGTGCTGGCGATGGTTTTGAAATTGCCAATGAATTTGCTGTGGTAGCCAATGAAGCTGAAGCGGATGCCAGTGAAGCAGCGATTCTCTTTAATTCGAGTACCGGAGCCTTAATTTACAACCAAAATGGTGCAGAAGCGGGTTACGGTGATGGTGGTCAATTTGCTGTCTTAGAAGGGGTTGAAAACCTCACCGCCGAAGATTTTGCCATCAAAGAATAA
- a CDS encoding WD40 repeat domain-containing protein — protein sequence MLNQRSNNPKDTSKWWREIGMVSLIALGGLTYGLLQYPDDFIPSQPNFEQITANWHIPTVQTFTGNTSGVWSVALSEDGKILASAGHDGQIRIWDIEQGILLHRLPAEKQAVLAVAFSPDDSILASSGQDGMIRFWNWQTGELITQLPGHNKPVRSFVFSSDGQTLISCSWDKTIKIWNWRRGELQQTLTGHSVGVFAIDISPDGQTIASVSKDKTIKLWDVMTGELKQTLTGHEDSVRTVAFSPDGRYLATGSNDTTIKLWQVATGTLIETLNAHESFVNSVVFSSDNQTLISASQDNKIKRWDLNSLTVLQTFSDHNAPVNSVALSADGHQFVSGSWDRTVKVWRPF from the coding sequence ATGTTAAATCAAAGATCAAACAACCCTAAAGATACTTCTAAATGGTGGCGAGAAATTGGGATGGTTTCTCTAATTGCTTTAGGTGGATTGACTTATGGACTATTACAATATCCCGATGATTTCATCCCATCGCAACCCAATTTTGAGCAAATAACAGCTAATTGGCACATTCCTACGGTTCAAACCTTCACAGGAAATACTAGCGGTGTCTGGTCAGTTGCTCTTAGTGAGGACGGCAAAATTCTAGCCAGTGCAGGACATGATGGACAGATTAGAATATGGGATATTGAACAAGGAATACTCTTACATCGCTTACCAGCGGAGAAACAGGCAGTTTTAGCCGTTGCCTTTAGCCCTGATGACTCCATTTTAGCCAGTAGCGGACAAGACGGGATGATTCGTTTCTGGAATTGGCAGACTGGGGAGTTGATTACTCAACTTCCGGGTCATAATAAACCGGTACGTTCTTTTGTGTTTAGTTCTGATGGTCAAACCTTAATTAGTTGTAGTTGGGATAAGACCATTAAAATTTGGAATTGGCGCAGGGGAGAACTTCAGCAAACCCTTACAGGTCATTCGGTTGGGGTGTTTGCGATCGATATTAGTCCTGATGGTCAAACCATTGCTAGTGTTAGTAAGGATAAAACCATTAAACTATGGGATGTTATGACTGGGGAATTAAAACAAACCCTAACGGGTCATGAAGACTCAGTGAGAACGGTTGCTTTTAGTCCTGACGGCCGTTATTTGGCCACGGGTAGCAATGACACAACGATTAAGTTATGGCAAGTAGCTACGGGAACGCTGATTGAGACGTTAAACGCTCATGAAAGTTTTGTCAATTCTGTTGTCTTTAGTTCTGATAATCAGACTTTAATTAGTGCGAGTCAGGATAATAAAATTAAGCGTTGGGATTTAAACAGTCTGACGGTTCTGCAAACATTTTCTGATCATAATGCGCCGGTGAATTCTGTCGCTTTAAGTGCTGATGGTCATCAATTTGTCAGTGGTAGTTGGGATAGAACTGTGAAAGTATGGCGACCTTTTTGA
- a CDS encoding cytochrome b/b6 domain-containing protein — protein MKVIRPYQPLLLRFVHGLTTLFLILAMITAYWTYDVYDGRWGQIPLPKFEEIEGIHGTFGLWTLLIFPTLVFYAFHQGRKRLIQRNTLANLTHISQKGWSYHLHRVINTLMLISLTFAVFTGKMMDEKWLPNGELNHVWYLGHLLSWVIMFISLAFHLLVSAKVGGLPFLFSMFNWFYTPQDSPLRWANNLKSYGQNVNFSWVKLWWRRTFWIKWLELLVWVSLVAAWILAMVKEA, from the coding sequence ATGAAAGTTATACGCCCTTATCAACCTTTATTACTCCGTTTTGTACATGGTTTAACCACTTTATTCCTTATCTTAGCCATGATTACCGCGTACTGGACTTATGATGTTTATGACGGTAGATGGGGACAAATTCCTTTACCCAAGTTTGAAGAAATCGAAGGAATTCATGGGACTTTTGGACTTTGGACGTTATTAATTTTTCCTACTTTAGTTTTTTATGCTTTTCATCAGGGTCGAAAACGTTTAATTCAACGGAACACTTTAGCTAATTTAACCCATATTTCCCAAAAAGGTTGGTCTTATCATCTTCATCGGGTCATCAATACATTAATGCTTATTTCTTTGACGTTTGCAGTTTTTACTGGCAAAATGATGGACGAAAAATGGTTGCCCAATGGAGAACTTAACCATGTGTGGTATTTAGGCCATTTACTATCATGGGTAATCATGTTTATTAGTTTAGCTTTTCATTTATTAGTCAGTGCTAAAGTAGGTGGATTACCTTTCTTGTTTTCTATGTTTAACTGGTTCTATACACCTCAAGATAGTCCTTTACGATGGGCAAATAATCTTAAAAGTTATGGGCAGAATGTAAATTTTTCTTGGGTTAAACTTTGGTGGAGGAGAACTTTTTGGATTAAATGGTTAGAATTGCTTGTTTGGGTTAGTTTAGTCGCTGCTTGGATACTTGCTATGGTTAAAGAGGCATAA
- a CDS encoding peptidylprolyl isomerase — translation MTAILEVGHQTLSPSELLTRLIDYQMLSSLVRELIIDEAIAYIEIASDRTKQALDQFFEQQKLITPEQKQQWLQKQGLTQTQLNRQIIRQCKIEQFKQITWGHKLEAYFLQRKSQLDQVMYSLLRINKAMVARELYFRIQEEEQDFAEVARCYSQGPEAQTGGLIGPVALSSPHPTLAKLLTRHKPGQLLPLTRIENWFVIVRLEKYLPAQLNDAMEKRLLNELFNQWLHQELQRQIPRIMVSEGVQAFGS, via the coding sequence ATGACAGCCATTTTAGAAGTTGGACACCAAACCCTTAGCCCTTCAGAACTGTTGACAAGGCTAATTGACTATCAAATGTTATCGTCACTGGTACGAGAACTCATTATCGATGAAGCGATCGCCTATATTGAAATTGCCAGCGATCGCACAAAACAAGCTTTAGACCAGTTTTTTGAGCAACAGAAATTGATCACCCCTGAACAAAAACAACAATGGTTGCAAAAACAGGGATTAACGCAAACCCAACTCAACCGACAAATCATCCGTCAATGCAAGATTGAACAATTTAAACAGATCACTTGGGGCCATAAGTTAGAGGCTTATTTCTTGCAACGCAAAAGCCAACTTGACCAAGTAATGTACTCTCTACTCCGCATTAATAAAGCAATGGTGGCACGGGAACTTTATTTTCGCATCCAAGAAGAAGAACAAGACTTTGCAGAAGTTGCTCGTTGTTATTCTCAGGGGCCAGAAGCTCAAACAGGAGGCTTGATCGGACCGGTTGCTTTGTCTTCTCCCCATCCGACCCTTGCCAAACTGTTAACACGACACAAACCTGGTCAATTATTACCCTTAACTCGGATTGAAAATTGGTTTGTGATCGTTCGCCTCGAAAAATATTTACCGGCTCAATTAAATGACGCAATGGAAAAACGGTTACTCAATGAACTGTTTAACCAATGGTTGCACCAAGAATTACAGCGTCAAATTCCTAGAATTATGGTTTCTGAGGGAGTTCAGGCGTTCGGTAGTTAA
- a CDS encoding peptidase domain-containing ABC transporter: MIPTQITTQDFLAATFPFNQLPQAARVELSTRLQVQFYPMGTPILTRNQIPQQIAILYQGQARLLGQDPRTGQEMTLELLKPGALIGWISNLRHLGCETVLAREDTVCFTIAVDEFRQFVQAHILLQEGLWQQRCALVEGFDVLGRQLQTQALADVDLKELAQKAVTKAQIRYLLPGKLSNHQLDRDRLWLISSAGTVNNLSVGHLIYANQSYLEVKGQAVRLIGLPLLDFKVLIFQGKPTTQDSIPETPTQERQQLERLIQQTPSLDSKPQNLIPTPPHFPYRHIRGVGDIEAPLACFAMIAKHWGMSFRRSTVHRVLSDQYQRTGSLSLPLCSAVAELMGLNTQIVQVPTNAIARLPVPALIPWQESFAVLFESSGKGVVLGIPERGIKSYQLPQFLDLWGEMGQALLLQKNEITPQQKFGFRWFLPSLIRYRKVLFEVLLASFFIQLFGLVNPFVVQRIIDLAINQKSLETLPIFGILMLVIAVFESILSSLRTYLFNDATNRLDLSLGSQIIDHLLRLPLRFFEKRPVGELAHRMGELENIRAFLTGTALTVIIDTIFSLLYILVMAIYSWQLTLVALMTVPVFMILTLMVSPIVRRQLRTKAEKSSHTQSYLVEVLSGIQTVKAQNIETRSRWQWQKRYGRYVKSGFKTSTTAALAGSASNFLNKLSQLLVLWMGAYLVVEGHLTLGELIAFRIIAGYVTSPLMRLAQTWQKFQETALSLERLSDIMDTPQEQEEDQQGNLPMPTVKGTITYENVAFSFKSGGTLQLNHVNVTIPSGKFVAIVGQSGSGKSTLTKLLVRLYQPNQGRILLDGYDISKVELYSLRRQIGVVPQDSLLFDGTIEENIALTYPDASSEEIIEAATIAGAHDFIMDLPNGYNTRVGERGSSLSGGQRQRIAIARTVLQQPNLLIMDEATSALDYRTEQTVCHNLAQAFQNRTVLFITHRLNTIQHADLILMMDAGSVAEMGTHEELMNLKGRYYCLYQQQETQL; the protein is encoded by the coding sequence ATGATCCCCACTCAAATTACCACTCAAGACTTTTTAGCAGCAACATTTCCCTTTAATCAATTACCTCAAGCTGCACGGGTTGAACTATCGACACGATTACAAGTTCAATTCTATCCGATGGGAACCCCTATTTTAACCCGTAATCAAATTCCCCAACAGATTGCTATTTTATACCAAGGTCAAGCTCGTTTGTTAGGTCAAGATCCTCGAACGGGGCAAGAAATGACCCTAGAACTTCTCAAACCTGGTGCTTTAATTGGTTGGATTAGTAATCTGCGTCATCTTGGCTGTGAAACCGTCCTCGCTAGAGAAGACACCGTTTGCTTCACCATCGCTGTAGATGAATTCCGACAATTTGTCCAGGCACACATCCTACTACAAGAAGGGCTGTGGCAACAACGTTGTGCTTTGGTTGAAGGGTTTGATGTCCTAGGACGACAACTACAAACACAAGCCCTGGCTGATGTCGATCTCAAAGAACTGGCACAAAAAGCGGTTACTAAGGCGCAGATTCGCTATTTACTCCCTGGCAAGTTATCTAACCATCAACTCGATCGCGATCGCCTCTGGCTCATTAGTAGTGCCGGAACGGTTAATAATCTTTCAGTTGGACATCTTATCTATGCAAATCAATCCTATTTAGAAGTCAAAGGACAAGCGGTTCGTTTAATTGGCTTACCGCTTCTCGATTTTAAAGTCTTAATTTTCCAAGGCAAACCAACCACTCAAGATTCGATCCCTGAAACCCCGACCCAAGAACGGCAACAGTTAGAACGTCTGATACAACAAACCCCTTCATTAGACTCAAAACCCCAAAATCTCATTCCAACCCCTCCCCATTTCCCCTACCGTCATATTCGAGGAGTCGGAGACATAGAAGCCCCTTTAGCTTGTTTTGCCATGATTGCTAAACATTGGGGAATGTCGTTCCGTCGCTCTACGGTTCATCGGGTTCTCAGCGACCAATATCAACGCACTGGTTCTCTATCTTTGCCCTTATGTTCGGCGGTAGCAGAATTAATGGGACTGAATACCCAAATTGTTCAAGTTCCGACTAATGCTATTGCTCGCTTACCGGTTCCTGCATTAATTCCCTGGCAAGAAAGTTTTGCTGTTCTATTTGAAAGCAGTGGGAAAGGGGTTGTCTTAGGAATTCCTGAACGGGGTATTAAGTCCTACCAATTACCTCAATTCCTTGATCTTTGGGGTGAGATGGGACAAGCATTACTGTTACAAAAAAATGAGATTACCCCACAGCAAAAATTTGGCTTTCGTTGGTTTTTGCCTTCCTTAATTCGGTATCGCAAGGTTTTATTTGAGGTGTTGTTAGCGTCTTTTTTTATCCAACTCTTTGGACTGGTAAACCCTTTTGTGGTGCAGCGTATTATTGATTTAGCCATTAATCAAAAAAGTCTTGAGACTTTACCCATTTTCGGGATTTTGATGTTGGTCATTGCTGTGTTTGAAAGCATATTAAGCAGTTTACGAACCTATCTATTTAATGATGCTACTAATCGCCTTGATTTAAGTTTGGGTTCTCAAATTATCGATCACTTGTTGCGTTTACCGTTGCGCTTCTTTGAAAAGCGTCCTGTAGGGGAATTAGCCCATCGCATGGGTGAATTAGAGAATATTCGTGCTTTTCTCACGGGAACTGCTTTAACTGTCATTATCGATACGATTTTTTCCTTACTCTATATCTTGGTCATGGCCATTTACAGTTGGCAATTAACCTTAGTTGCTTTGATGACGGTTCCTGTGTTTATGATACTCACCCTCATGGTTTCTCCTATTGTCCGTCGACAACTGAGAACGAAAGCGGAAAAGAGTAGTCACACCCAATCCTATTTAGTGGAAGTTTTATCGGGTATTCAAACCGTTAAAGCTCAAAATATTGAAACCCGATCCCGTTGGCAATGGCAAAAACGCTATGGCCGTTATGTTAAATCAGGGTTTAAAACCTCGACTACGGCTGCGTTAGCGGGTTCTGCTAGTAATTTCCTCAACAAACTGTCTCAATTATTGGTGTTGTGGATGGGGGCTTATTTAGTTGTCGAAGGTCACTTAACTCTGGGGGAACTGATCGCCTTTCGTATTATTGCGGGTTACGTTACCTCTCCGTTGATGCGTTTGGCTCAAACATGGCAGAAATTCCAAGAAACGGCACTCTCTTTAGAACGGTTAAGCGACATTATGGATACTCCCCAAGAACAGGAGGAAGACCAACAGGGTAATCTACCCATGCCCACTGTAAAAGGCACAATTACCTATGAAAATGTAGCTTTTTCCTTCAAAAGTGGCGGAACATTGCAACTCAACCATGTTAATGTAACCATTCCTAGTGGCAAATTTGTGGCGATCGTTGGTCAGAGTGGTTCAGGAAAAAGTACCTTAACCAAACTACTTGTCAGACTGTATCAACCCAACCAAGGCAGAATTCTTCTCGATGGTTACGACATCTCCAAAGTAGAACTTTATTCCCTGCGTCGTCAAATTGGGGTCGTTCCTCAAGATTCTCTCCTGTTTGATGGCACCATCGAAGAAAATATCGCTCTTACTTATCCCGATGCCTCTAGCGAAGAAATTATTGAAGCAGCCACTATTGCCGGAGCGCATGATTTCATTATGGACTTGCCCAATGGCTATAACACCCGTGTTGGGGAACGGGGATCATCCCTATCAGGAGGACAACGACAACGCATTGCGATCGCTCGTACTGTTCTACAACAACCGAATCTATTAATTATGGATGAGGCAACTAGCGCACTAGATTACCGCACAGAGCAAACAGTTTGTCACAACCTCGCTCAAGCTTTTCAAAACCGCACTGTTTTATTCATTACCCATCGTCTCAATACTATTCAACACGCTGACTTAATTCTGATGATGGATGCCGGATCAGTGGCAGAAATGGGAACCCATGAAGAATTAATGAACCTGAAAGGACGTTATTACTGCCTTTATCAGCAACAGGAAACGCAGCTTTGA